Proteins from a genomic interval of Pararge aegeria chromosome 26, ilParAegt1.1, whole genome shotgun sequence:
- the LOC120635176 gene encoding PR domain zinc finger protein 2-like — MPEICCVDGCVPAKDDVTYFKFPNSRALRRKWLDAIPSTSIKVTLDTVVCSRHFLAEQYEVVRQKRRLKAKVVPSVFDQIKTPTAKDDELISSKQTDTANDRVASDVTTDNKPDTEQRTNSPNHRLQENTSKNESCMTNGLKEDIVKRSQPDNVSITDSEISNKDIEDIITNYQIKQTRPVHQGTETETGGNRETGGSTLAANACIEVEVPPFAGEIQVERNDKIEIGRNGEMEIGKNGEIQMRREEASQVIDVDDEAEPVFIEVSVGKGGDQDCVMLLESVQCDVDPRCLVLPERAPASPPARTDGPISLLTSSDEDEVIIEEPHYDLVEVSDETDEDDVPLVRLAGAAPPFAPHEHVCLQCRYSSTSPADYARHLERHAALRVCALCGHTTASRQQHARHQRQHRAERRHHCPHCRYRARHRMSLLYHMRAHRPPQPAPHPAPPPTHARKFPCGSCGYVAARGGTATATTTTTTTCRSVPARARGRP; from the exons ATGCCTGAGATATGCTGCGTGGATGGGTGCGTTCCAGCAAAAGATGATGTAACATACTTTAA ATTCCCGAACAGCAGAGCCCTCCGTCGTAAGTGGCTCGACGCAATACCTTCAACGTCGATCAAAGTGACGCTGGACACAGTGGTGTGCAGTCGACACTTCCTCGCCGAGCAGTATGAGGTGGTCAGGCAGAAGAGGAGGCTCAAAGCCAAGGTGGTGCCCAGCGTGTTCGACCAG ATTAAAACCCCAACAGCCAAAGATGACGAGCTTATATCCtctaaacaaacagacacagcCAACGATAGAGTCGCATCCGACGTTACCACAGACAATAAACCCGACACAGAACAACGTACAAACTCACCCAACCATAGACTACAAGAGAACACATCCAAAAACGAGAGCTGCATGACAAATGGACTTAAAGAAGATATTGTgaaaag AAGTCAACCGGACAATGTATCTATTACGGATTCCGAAATCAGTAACAAAGACATCGAGGACATCATCACAAACTATCAGATCAAACAAACGAGGCCCGTGCATCAGGGGACGGAAACAGAAACGGGCGGAAATAGAGAAACGGGCGGGAGCACCCTCGCCGCGAACGCTTGCATAGAGGTGGAAGTGCCGCCGTTTGCAGGAGAAATACAAGTAGAGAGAAACGATAAAATAGAAATAGGGAGAAATGGGGAAATGGAAATAGGGAAAAATGGGGAAATTCAAATGCGGAGAGAGGAAGCCAGCCAAGTGATCGATGTGGACGACGAAGCGGAGCCGGTGTTCATCGAGGTGTCAGTGGGAAAAG GCGGCGACCAGGACTGCGTCATGCTGCTGGAGAGCGTGCAGTGCGACGTGGACCCGCGCTGCCTCGTGCTGCCCGAGCGCGCGCCCGCCAGCCCGCCCGCCCG GACGGACGGCCCCATCAGCCTGCTGACGTCGAGCGACGAGGACGAAGTCATCATCGAGGAGCCGCACTACGACCTGGTGGAGGTGTCGGACGAGACGGACGAGGACGACGTGCCGCTGGTGCGGCTGGCCGGTGCCGCGCCGCCGTTTGCGCCGCACGAGCACGTCTGCCTGCAGTGCCGCTACAGCAGCACCAGCCCGGCCGACTACGCGCGGCACCTCGAGCGGCACGCGGCGCTGCGCGTGTGCGCGCTGTGCGGCCACACCACGGCCAGCCGCCAGCAGCACGCGCGCCACCAGCGCCAGCACCGCGCCGAGCGGCGCCACCACTGCCCGCACTGCCGCTACCGCGCGCGCCACCGCATGAGCCTGCTGTACCACATGCGCGCGCACCGGCCCCCCCAGCCCGCCCCCCACCCCGCCCCGCCGCCCACGCACGCCCGCAAGTTCCCGTGCGGCTCGTGCGGCTACGTGGCCGCGCGCGGCGGCACGGCGACggcgacgacgacgacgacgactaCGTGCCGTAGCGTGCCGGCGCGCGCTCGGGGGCGCCCCTAG